From the genome of Acidobacteriota bacterium, one region includes:
- a CDS encoding serine/threonine-protein kinase produces MASSAREWFLQILDAPPDQRERLLVELRRKDPKTHAKVERLLEAHSGSGPLDVSRQDGDSPPWEQPPGPIPSLPAGTVLGDYEILSEIASGGAGVVYRARQISLNRIVALKFLRVGEFATKREVERFRAEAEAAARLDHPNIVPVFAVGQLEGRHYFSMKLVEGRSLSEEFARLRQQPRDLVRLLVTIAQAVHHAHQRGLLHRDIKPSNILLDEDGTPYVADFGIAKRIDPGEDRTETGWALGTPAYMAPEQITPSKGEVTVQTDVYGLGCLLYQALAGHQPFQGHNVSEVFRKVMEEAPPPISKRPGAVPRDLETIALKCLSKEPELRYASALQLADDLERWLNHEPIRARQSNLMERLWLIWRRKPVATSLGAAVILLVVVLAVGASVASLLLRQNLERAQRAEQSATHRLRAALVAQARANRSSGLPGQRLASLGLLEQAAEIEPGQDLVDEAVASLLLSDLRLDHEWPVESSDPIATLMLDGLESYALGVRGGRVEIRRIADNRMLGFLPGHGPDPWYMAASSDNRYLAVKYHDPQDVGPTASVRVWDLESRRTVLDLPTAISGQSIAFLPGTDLLLLGDDEGGLTWWDVTKRQKVREVGLPDYATALAPNPVDRQMAVAIGRQHRFQIRDQFDGRLIREIQLPGIIFALDWSFDGRLLAVGSGFDLHVFEAATWTPLGRYRGHNAEIVEVYFSPRSPLLATYSWDETTRLWHAVTGEQLLRAPVRARGFSKDGGKLAYRTKAGFGVWTVLHEDMFRTLYGHSGKNPSRAVFSPDGRWLASAGTDGLILWESDGYWPARVLSTSPTEGLFFHPLQGHLYGCTQQGLLRWELPPHGPLAEDLRPETVLGPTCERVAVDDSGRNAALLQGEEVVLIDLQDPQKQRRLRAIKELDSLSLTPDGSLLAAGNWRGDRVQVWNTGDGSVQAVLCRGLDSVRVGFSPDGKLLITGSNLSYKAWEVETWRELYSIERPLRVSNIAGLIDFDEGSGLMAITSSVRQIQLADPRSGQPLMSLETPDALVFEGLRFSPSGDLLAGISGTNRIQIWNLRRIRQRLRQLHLSGPPPGTVPGQDSAPPADGEPAHPAPAQTAPMQTSERNPR; encoded by the coding sequence ATGGCATCCAGCGCCCGCGAATGGTTTCTCCAGATCCTCGACGCGCCGCCCGACCAGCGGGAGCGGCTGCTGGTGGAGTTGCGCCGCAAAGACCCCAAGACACACGCCAAGGTCGAACGCCTGTTGGAGGCCCACAGCGGCAGCGGACCGCTCGACGTTTCCCGACAGGACGGCGACAGCCCGCCCTGGGAGCAACCTCCCGGGCCCATCCCCAGCCTCCCCGCCGGCACCGTGCTGGGAGACTACGAAATCCTCTCGGAGATCGCCTCGGGAGGCGCCGGCGTGGTCTATCGGGCCCGCCAGATCAGCCTCAACCGCATCGTAGCTCTCAAGTTTCTGCGGGTGGGCGAGTTCGCCACCAAGCGCGAGGTCGAGCGCTTCCGGGCCGAGGCCGAGGCCGCTGCCCGCCTCGACCATCCCAACATCGTCCCCGTCTTCGCGGTGGGACAACTGGAGGGACGCCACTACTTCTCCATGAAGCTGGTGGAAGGACGCAGCCTGAGCGAAGAGTTCGCGAGGCTGCGCCAGCAGCCGCGGGACCTGGTGCGTCTCCTGGTCACCATCGCCCAGGCCGTCCACCACGCCCATCAACGAGGACTGCTGCACCGCGACATCAAGCCTTCCAACATCCTCCTCGACGAAGACGGGACTCCCTACGTGGCCGACTTCGGCATCGCCAAGCGCATCGATCCCGGCGAGGACCGCACCGAAACCGGATGGGCTTTAGGCACTCCCGCCTACATGGCTCCCGAGCAGATCACGCCCTCAAAGGGCGAGGTGACCGTGCAGACCGACGTGTACGGCCTGGGCTGCCTGCTCTACCAGGCCTTGGCGGGTCATCAACCCTTTCAAGGACACAATGTTTCGGAGGTCTTCCGCAAGGTCATGGAGGAAGCTCCGCCTCCCATCAGCAAACGTCCTGGAGCCGTCCCCCGTGATCTGGAGACCATCGCCCTCAAGTGCCTGAGCAAAGAGCCCGAGCTGCGCTATGCTTCGGCCCTGCAACTGGCCGACGATCTGGAACGATGGCTCAACCACGAGCCCATCCGCGCCCGCCAATCCAACCTGATGGAGCGGCTCTGGCTGATCTGGCGCCGCAAGCCGGTGGCCACTTCGCTGGGAGCGGCTGTCATCTTGCTGGTGGTGGTGTTGGCCGTGGGGGCTTCGGTGGCCAGCCTGCTGTTGCGCCAGAACCTGGAACGGGCCCAACGGGCCGAACAAAGCGCCACCCACCGGCTGAGGGCGGCGCTGGTGGCCCAGGCCCGCGCCAACCGCAGCAGCGGACTCCCCGGCCAGCGCCTGGCCAGCCTGGGGCTGCTTGAGCAGGCCGCCGAAATCGAGCCGGGGCAGGACCTGGTGGACGAAGCCGTGGCTTCGCTGCTGCTCTCCGACCTGCGGCTCGATCATGAATGGCCGGTCGAGTCTTCGGATCCCATCGCCACCCTCATGCTCGACGGGTTGGAAAGCTACGCGCTGGGCGTCCGCGGCGGACGCGTGGAGATCCGCCGTATCGCCGACAACCGGATGCTGGGGTTCCTTCCCGGACACGGACCCGATCCCTGGTACATGGCGGCTTCCTCCGACAACCGCTATCTGGCCGTTAAGTACCACGATCCCCAAGACGTGGGGCCGACCGCCTCGGTGCGGGTTTGGGATCTGGAAAGCCGCCGGACGGTGCTCGATCTGCCCACGGCCATCTCCGGCCAGTCCATCGCCTTCCTTCCCGGGACTGATCTCCTCTTGTTGGGAGACGACGAGGGAGGCCTGACCTGGTGGGACGTGACCAAGCGACAAAAGGTGCGCGAGGTCGGCCTGCCTGACTATGCCACCGCCCTGGCGCCCAATCCCGTCGATCGACAGATGGCCGTGGCGATCGGTCGCCAGCACCGTTTTCAGATCCGCGATCAGTTCGACGGCAGGTTGATTCGCGAGATTCAGCTTCCCGGCATCATCTTCGCGCTGGACTGGAGTTTCGACGGCCGCTTGCTGGCGGTGGGAAGCGGATTCGACCTGCATGTGTTCGAAGCCGCCACCTGGACGCCTCTAGGTCGCTACCGCGGCCACAACGCCGAGATCGTCGAGGTCTATTTCTCGCCGCGTTCTCCTTTGCTGGCCACCTATTCCTGGGACGAGACGACTCGACTTTGGCACGCCGTCACCGGAGAGCAACTGTTGCGGGCCCCGGTTCGGGCTCGGGGCTTCAGCAAGGACGGCGGCAAGCTGGCCTATCGCACCAAAGCCGGCTTCGGCGTGTGGACGGTGCTGCATGAGGACATGTTCCGGACCCTCTACGGCCACAGCGGCAAGAACCCGTCCCGCGCCGTCTTCAGTCCCGACGGACGTTGGCTGGCCTCGGCGGGAACCGACGGCCTGATCCTGTGGGAGAGCGACGGCTATTGGCCGGCCCGCGTCCTCAGCACTTCGCCCACCGAGGGCTTGTTCTTCCATCCCCTCCAGGGCCACCTCTACGGCTGTACTCAGCAGGGGCTGCTGCGCTGGGAGTTGCCCCCCCATGGACCCCTGGCGGAGGACTTGCGTCCTGAGACTGTGCTGGGACCGACCTGTGAGCGGGTCGCTGTCGATGACTCCGGCCGCAACGCGGCATTGTTGCAGGGGGAGGAGGTCGTCTTGATCGACTTGCAGGATCCGCAAAAGCAGCGCCGTTTGCGGGCCATCAAGGAACTCGACAGCCTTTCCCTCACTCCCGACGGTTCTCTCTTGGCGGCGGGCAACTGGAGAGGCGACCGCGTGCAGGTCTGGAACACGGGCGACGGGTCCGTGCAGGCCGTGCTCTGCCGGGGGCTGGACTCGGTGCGGGTCGGCTTCAGTCCTGACGGCAAACTGCTCATCACCGGCTCCAACCTCAGCTATAAGGCTTGGGAAGTGGAAACCTGGAGGGAGCTCTACAGCATCGAGCGCCCTCTCAGGGTTTCCAACATCGCAGGTCTCATCGATTTCGACGAGGGCAGCGGACTGATGGCCATTACCTCCTCGGTGCGGCAGATTCAACTCGCCGATCCCCGGTCCGGCCAACCCTTGATGAGCCTGGAAACTCCTGACGCTCTTGTCTTCGAGGGACTGCGCTTTTCGCCCTCGGGGGATCTGCTGGCCGGAATCAGCGGCACCAACCGCATACAGATCTGGAATCTGCGGCGCATCCGTCAGCGCCTGCGCCAACTCCACCTCAGCGGACCGCCCCCAGGGACCGTCCCCGGCCAAGACAGTGCGCCCCCTGCTGACGGTGAACCCGCCCATCCCGCCCCCGCTCAGACTGCTCCCATGCAGACATCGGAAAGGAATCCAAGGTGA
- a CDS encoding ECF-type sigma factor: MSSEPIQVTALLKAVNAGDDEAYEDLMDRIYDELRRLAGALMRSERQGHTLQPTALVNEAFLRLVGGQTEWENRAHFFAAAARSMRRILVEHARRKSAQKRGGEAQRVTFADLDIESADPRMDLLGLDEALTALAEEEDERLVKVVELRFFAGCSVEESAQLLDVSTATVKRDWSYARAWLYDFMKTR; this comes from the coding sequence GTGAGCTCCGAACCCATTCAAGTCACAGCCCTGCTCAAGGCCGTCAACGCCGGCGACGACGAGGCCTACGAAGACCTCATGGACCGCATCTACGACGAACTGCGGCGCTTGGCCGGGGCCCTCATGCGCAGCGAACGTCAGGGACACACGTTGCAGCCCACGGCGCTGGTCAACGAAGCTTTCCTGCGTCTGGTAGGAGGGCAAACCGAGTGGGAAAACCGGGCCCACTTCTTCGCCGCCGCGGCCCGCTCCATGCGTCGCATCCTGGTCGAACACGCCCGCCGCAAGTCGGCTCAGAAGCGGGGCGGCGAGGCCCAGCGCGTGACCTTCGCCGACCTCGACATCGAGTCCGCCGACCCGCGCATGGACCTGCTGGGCCTCGACGAAGCCCTGACCGCACTGGCTGAAGAAGAGGACGAACGTCTGGTCAAGGTGGTGGAGCTGCGCTTTTTCGCCGGCTGCAGCGTCGAAGAATCGGCCCAACTGCTGGACGTTTCCACCGCCACCGTCAAGCGCGACTGGTCCTACGCCCGCGCCTGGCTCTACGACTTCATGAAGACCCGCTGA
- a CDS encoding patatin-like phospholipase family protein codes for MAKYRVLSIDGGGIRGLLTTVVLQRIIATPGLEDFLEETDLIAGTSTGGLLALGIAQQLDLATIRDLYVERGPKIFDDSWLDNLGDLGKLRGADYGIKGLRRELRKLFGNTTLGQLKKRVLITAFDLDNEDPKSERRTWKPKLFHNFPGPNSDRGFRAADVGLYSSAAPTYFPSVDGYVDGGVYASNPAMCALAQTQDARYKPNPSLDEVFLLSLGTGVSLQYIKGKSHDWGYAQWIKPLISLMLDGTAGIADYQCRQILRNRYRRIAPVFPSGTTVPLDDVDKIPYLIEFAESLPIEEDIKWLKQTWDPA; via the coding sequence ATGGCAAAGTATCGTGTCCTCTCGATTGATGGAGGAGGCATCCGAGGGCTCCTCACGACCGTCGTTCTTCAGAGAATCATCGCAACGCCGGGACTGGAGGATTTTCTCGAAGAGACCGATTTGATCGCCGGCACATCCACTGGCGGTCTGCTGGCGCTTGGGATCGCCCAGCAGCTCGACCTGGCCACAATCCGAGACTTGTACGTCGAGCGGGGGCCGAAGATCTTCGACGACTCTTGGCTGGACAACCTCGGGGATCTGGGCAAACTTCGAGGGGCCGACTATGGCATCAAGGGTCTTCGCCGGGAGTTGCGCAAGCTCTTTGGTAATACGACACTGGGCCAATTGAAAAAGCGTGTCTTGATCACAGCTTTTGATCTTGACAACGAGGACCCGAAGTCAGAGCGTCGTACCTGGAAGCCGAAGCTGTTCCACAACTTTCCCGGTCCCAATAGCGATCGGGGTTTCCGTGCGGCGGACGTCGGCTTATACTCCAGCGCCGCACCGACATACTTCCCCTCGGTCGACGGTTACGTTGACGGTGGCGTCTACGCCAGCAATCCGGCCATGTGTGCGCTTGCCCAAACCCAGGATGCCCGTTACAAACCGAATCCTTCGCTGGATGAAGTGTTCCTGCTGTCACTTGGAACAGGTGTGAGCTTGCAGTACATCAAAGGAAAGTCCCACGATTGGGGCTACGCGCAATGGATCAAGCCCTTGATCAGTCTCATGCTCGATGGGACTGCCGGAATCGCCGACTATCAGTGCCGCCAGATTCTAAGAAACCGCTACCGCCGCATCGCCCCGGTCTTCCCATCTGGAACGACTGTGCCTTTGGATGACGTCGACAAGATTCCTTACCTGATTGAGTTTGCAGAATCATTACCGATTGAGGAGGATATCAAGTGGCTGAAGCAAACCTGGGATCCTGCCTGA
- a CDS encoding CopG family antitoxin — protein MEKEMRPPRIPETDSIEELAQFWDTHDLTDFEDDLEEVTERVFIRGKSVTVPIKLDTQDVQALKRIAESRGVGERTLLRQWVRERLRKSS, from the coding sequence ATGGAAAAGGAAATGAGACCACCGCGCATCCCCGAGACCGACTCGATTGAAGAACTCGCTCAGTTTTGGGACACGCATGACTTGACGGATTTCGAGGACGATCTCGAAGAAGTCACTGAGCGGGTGTTCATCCGTGGAAAATCGGTGACTGTTCCCATCAAACTAGACACACAGGATGTTCAAGCACTCAAGCGGATTGCCGAGTCCAGGGGCGTAGGGGAAAGGACTCTTCTTCGTCAGTGGGTTCGCGAGCGGCTGCGCAAGTCGTCCTAG
- a CDS encoding lipid-binding SYLF domain-containing protein has translation MIAGNIRVTVLAVVVVSLLGAGWALAIDKKLIERVEDSGEVYGQLINAPDQGVPERLLKDAQCVAVIPALKKGAFIFGGKHGKGVVTCRNDSGKWSPLSFLTISGGSFGLQIGGQSSDLVLFIMSEKGARSLVRSEFTLGGDASVAAGPVGRQATADTDVALNADILAYARTKGLFAGISLDGSSVRNDGKAIKDYYGKRLDPEQILFQHQVPTNPSHGQALFDKLP, from the coding sequence ATGATAGCAGGCAATATTCGAGTGACGGTGTTGGCAGTCGTTGTGGTATCGCTTCTCGGCGCCGGATGGGCCCTGGCCATCGACAAGAAGCTGATCGAGCGGGTCGAGGATTCCGGAGAAGTCTACGGGCAGCTCATCAACGCCCCCGACCAGGGCGTCCCCGAACGCCTCCTCAAAGACGCCCAATGCGTAGCCGTCATCCCGGCCCTCAAAAAGGGCGCTTTCATCTTCGGCGGCAAGCACGGCAAGGGCGTGGTGACCTGCCGCAACGATTCGGGCAAGTGGAGTCCTCTCAGCTTCCTCACCATCAGCGGCGGCAGCTTCGGACTTCAGATCGGCGGCCAGAGTTCCGACTTGGTCCTTTTCATCATGAGCGAAAAGGGAGCCAGGAGCCTGGTGCGCAGCGAATTCACCCTGGGCGGAGACGCCTCGGTGGCCGCCGGCCCGGTAGGACGCCAAGCCACCGCCGACACCGACGTGGCCCTCAACGCCGACATCCTGGCCTACGCACGCACCAAGGGACTTTTCGCGGGAATCTCCCTGGACGGATCGAGCGTCCGCAACGACGGCAAGGCCATCAAGGACTACTACGGCAAGCGCCTCGACCCGGAGCAGATCCTCTTCCAGCACCAAGTCCCCACCAACCCCTCCCACGGCCAGGCCCTCTTCGACAAGTTGCCTTAA
- a CDS encoding Glu/Leu/Phe/Val dehydrogenase dimerization domain-containing protein yields the protein MELFQEFGARGHEQVTFCHKPEFGLKAIIAIHDTTLGPALGGCRMWQYDSEQEAIIDVLRLSRGMTYKAAVTGLELGGGKSVIIGDPQKDKSKEMWRAFGRFVEGLGGRYITAEDVGTSVHDMEIVRAETRHVTGISRMLGGSGDPSPVTARGVYVGIKAAAKFHQGRESLQGLKVAIQGLGHVGMHLADLLHHDGAELVVCDIHQEHVEEAVRRFSARPVGVDEIYSQNVDVFSPCALGAVVNDQTIDVLKCAIVAGAANNQLAIEKVHGPMLAERGILYAPDYVINAGGLINVFHEMKGYDEEAALDQADGIYDSLLSIFHVSKERDIPPHEASNHVAEERMQKARERRRDRLQNIYLHGAN from the coding sequence TTGGAGCTATTTCAGGAATTCGGCGCCCGAGGCCATGAGCAGGTAACGTTCTGTCACAAACCTGAGTTCGGCCTTAAGGCGATTATTGCGATACACGACACTACTCTAGGGCCCGCTCTGGGCGGGTGCCGCATGTGGCAATACGACTCGGAGCAGGAAGCCATCATTGACGTCCTGCGCCTGTCCCGCGGAATGACCTATAAGGCCGCCGTCACCGGACTCGAGCTGGGAGGCGGCAAATCGGTCATCATCGGAGATCCCCAGAAGGACAAGAGCAAAGAAATGTGGAGAGCCTTCGGCCGCTTCGTTGAAGGGCTGGGAGGACGCTATATCACCGCCGAGGACGTAGGAACCAGCGTCCACGACATGGAGATCGTGCGGGCGGAAACCCGCCATGTCACCGGGATATCACGCATGCTGGGAGGCAGCGGCGACCCCTCGCCCGTCACTGCCCGCGGAGTCTACGTGGGCATCAAGGCGGCGGCCAAGTTCCACCAGGGACGCGAATCGCTGCAGGGCCTCAAGGTAGCCATCCAGGGACTCGGCCACGTAGGCATGCACCTGGCCGACTTGCTGCACCACGACGGCGCCGAACTGGTGGTCTGCGACATCCACCAGGAGCACGTCGAGGAGGCAGTCAGGCGCTTCTCGGCCCGTCCCGTGGGTGTCGACGAAATCTACAGCCAGAACGTTGACGTCTTTTCGCCCTGCGCCTTGGGGGCGGTGGTCAACGACCAGACCATCGACGTGTTGAAATGCGCGATCGTGGCCGGTGCCGCCAACAATCAGTTGGCCATCGAGAAGGTCCACGGTCCGATGCTGGCCGAGCGCGGCATTCTCTATGCGCCCGACTACGTCATCAACGCGGGAGGCCTGATCAATGTCTTCCATGAGATGAAGGGCTACGACGAAGAGGCGGCCCTGGATCAGGCGGACGGCATCTACGACAGCCTTTTGAGCATCTTCCACGTTTCTAAGGAACGCGACATACCGCCTCACGAGGCCTCCAACCACGTGGCCGAGGAAAGAATGCAGAAAGCCCGCGAGCGCCGCCGCGACCGCCTTCAGAACATCTACCTGCACGGCGCCAACTGA
- a CDS encoding MFS transporter, which yields MLLLSAFWFLQLGTKGLFLPFFSLYLDEIGMRASQVGWILAMLPLTGLLSQPLWGALADRTGLRRTLLSLCCLGAAACSLLVGWVEGFAALLAATVALSFFERQLVPMSFAVSLGALSGSGRDSFGNVRVWGTVGVLCVAGSFPWIEPYLAAWWTAPGSPDLAAMFPWAAVLFAGAAALALLLPSRGTLTLRSLPGDLRRLARHAPVVRALLLLFAVHLFVQGPVYLMPLLIRSRGGDTAEVSLIWVLLLAFEIPLVLRFGYLLEKLGPRGLLILGALTEGLRWTLSAWIDNLALLAAVQCLHGIGVVGLLLGGPVYLEAAAPLRLRSTSQAWAAMAGTGAGAIASNALAGHLMEAAGTRITYAVAGAGALLVALLFARLLPSPSRLD from the coding sequence ATGCTGCTCTTGAGTGCCTTCTGGTTTCTGCAACTGGGCACCAAGGGTCTTTTTCTTCCTTTCTTCAGCCTCTACCTGGACGAGATCGGAATGAGGGCCAGCCAGGTGGGCTGGATCCTGGCCATGCTTCCCCTGACGGGATTGCTGTCGCAGCCTCTCTGGGGCGCCTTGGCCGACCGCACCGGACTGCGCCGCACCTTGCTCTCGCTCTGCTGCCTGGGAGCCGCGGCCTGCAGCCTGCTGGTGGGCTGGGTGGAGGGTTTCGCGGCCCTGCTGGCGGCCACCGTGGCGCTTTCCTTTTTCGAGCGCCAGTTGGTGCCCATGAGCTTCGCCGTCAGCCTGGGAGCCCTCTCCGGCAGCGGACGCGACAGCTTCGGCAATGTCAGGGTCTGGGGGACGGTGGGGGTCCTCTGCGTTGCGGGAAGCTTTCCTTGGATCGAGCCTTACCTGGCCGCCTGGTGGACGGCCCCTGGTTCTCCCGACTTGGCCGCCATGTTTCCCTGGGCTGCCGTGCTCTTCGCCGGCGCCGCAGCCTTGGCCCTCCTGCTCCCCTCGCGGGGAACCCTGACGCTGCGTTCGCTGCCGGGGGACCTTCGCCGCCTGGCCCGTCATGCCCCGGTGGTCCGGGCCTTGCTGCTGCTCTTCGCCGTCCACCTCTTCGTTCAGGGCCCCGTCTACCTTATGCCCCTACTCATCAGGTCGAGGGGCGGCGACACGGCCGAGGTCTCCCTGATCTGGGTCCTTCTGCTGGCCTTTGAGATTCCGCTGGTGCTGCGCTTCGGATACCTGTTGGAAAAGCTGGGGCCGCGCGGGCTGCTCATACTGGGCGCCCTCACCGAGGGCTTGCGCTGGACTCTCTCGGCCTGGATCGACAACCTGGCTCTGCTGGCGGCCGTCCAGTGCCTGCACGGCATCGGAGTCGTAGGGCTGCTGCTGGGAGGCCCGGTCTACCTGGAGGCCGCCGCCCCCCTGCGTTTGCGCTCCACCTCACAGGCCTGGGCCGCCATGGCGGGCACAGGCGCCGGAGCCATTGCCTCCAACGCCCTGGCCGGACACCTCATGGAAGCCGCCGGCACCCGCATCACCTACGCCGTTGCCGGGGCCGGAGCCCTGCTGGTCGCCCTGCTCTTCGCCCGTCTCCTGCCTTCGCCCTCGCGCCTCGATTGA